In Paenibacillus sp. BIC5C1, a genomic segment contains:
- a CDS encoding ABC transporter substrate-binding protein, with the protein MMRKHTKPALMMILAFLLLAGCASSGEGQQSTQASSSTGESSSQQTSAEGKTGGTLNIGYPTQPVTLDAHVSSNTAVKDISREIYEQLVTLDKDAQVIPLLAESYEISDDKLSYTFHLRQDVKFHNGKELQAEDVVASLNRWIKLSSHGKANFVGAEAKETDPYTVVLQLKTPFLLTLQLLADPIPAAAIYPKEVVDEADDKGIKSFIGTGPFQLEEWKQDQYIHLKKYDDYSARTEPSDGAGGKKEALVDDLYFRFVTDESTRLAGITSGEYDIALNISVDNEQQIADNPDLQTFLSPGGMIGYFYNSNDGLFKNVKLRQAVNAIQNVDDILTSAFRDPQFYVKTSSLVLPEYPNWYSEAGKESYSQANADKAKQLLQEAGYNGEEIKIFTTRDYVDQYNVAVVLQQELESIGIRVKLDVYDWPTLQEKLGTGTGWDIYPMSYAFRPTFYQYAFGEAEQGC; encoded by the coding sequence ATGATGAGAAAACATACCAAGCCTGCTTTAATGATGATTCTGGCATTCCTGCTTCTGGCAGGTTGCGCTTCAAGTGGAGAAGGCCAGCAGAGTACACAGGCCTCTTCATCAACCGGAGAAAGCTCGTCACAGCAGACATCGGCAGAAGGCAAGACAGGCGGGACACTGAACATTGGCTATCCAACACAACCGGTCACACTGGATGCACATGTGTCTTCCAATACAGCGGTCAAGGATATTTCACGCGAGATCTATGAGCAGCTGGTAACGTTAGATAAAGATGCACAGGTCATTCCGCTGCTTGCAGAATCCTATGAGATCAGCGACGACAAGTTATCCTATACGTTCCATCTGCGTCAAGATGTGAAGTTCCATAATGGCAAAGAACTTCAGGCGGAGGATGTTGTCGCTTCCCTTAACCGTTGGATCAAACTGTCGAGTCATGGTAAAGCAAACTTTGTGGGTGCAGAGGCCAAAGAAACAGACCCCTATACCGTGGTACTTCAATTGAAAACACCATTTCTGCTAACACTGCAACTTCTTGCTGATCCGATTCCCGCAGCGGCGATCTACCCAAAAGAAGTGGTTGATGAAGCAGATGATAAAGGGATCAAATCATTCATCGGTACAGGTCCGTTTCAATTGGAGGAGTGGAAGCAGGATCAGTATATTCATTTGAAAAAGTATGACGATTACTCCGCCCGTACCGAGCCGAGTGATGGAGCAGGCGGTAAAAAGGAAGCGCTGGTTGATGACCTGTACTTCCGCTTTGTAACGGACGAGTCGACCCGTCTTGCCGGGATTACTTCCGGGGAATACGACATTGCGCTGAATATCTCTGTGGATAATGAACAGCAGATTGCGGACAATCCTGATTTGCAAACCTTCCTCAGTCCGGGAGGCATGATTGGATATTTCTATAACAGTAATGACGGCTTGTTCAAGAACGTCAAACTTCGTCAGGCTGTCAATGCCATTCAGAACGTGGATGACATCCTGACATCGGCATTCCGTGATCCACAATTTTATGTGAAGACATCCTCTCTGGTCTTGCCGGAATATCCAAATTGGTATTCAGAAGCGGGCAAGGAATCGTACAGCCAGGCGAACGCGGATAAAGCAAAGCAACTGCTTCAGGAAGCAGGCTATAACGGCGAAGAAATCAAAATTTTCACAACAAGAGATTATGTGGATCAATATAACGTAGCCGTTGTTTTGCAGCAGGAGCTGGAGTCGATTGGTATCAGGGTCAAGCTGGATGTCTATGATTGGCCTACTTTGCAGGAAAAACTCGGGACAGGTACAGGGTGGGATATTTACCCCATGAGTTATGCGTTCCGGCCTACGTTCTACCAGTATGCGTTCGGGGAGGCGGAGCAGGGCTGCTGA
- a CDS encoding ABC transporter permease, with the protein MGGYIVRRLLSLIPVLFVVAIVVFSIIHVTPGDPAAILLGEEASKADIDELRSKLGLDRPIYEQFGIWLLGLLSGNLGESIFLDKPVTEAFFERLAPTLSLAIIAQVIGVFLALFLGITAVKRRGTIVDQSVMGFSMLGISIPSFLLGSLLVMFFSVKLRWLPVAGYQPLTEGLWQHIKYLLLPGIVLGIIQAALITRMTRSSILDVMSGNFIKTAKAKGVKEKTIVYTHALRVAFIPILTVIGESFGGLVTGAAVIETLFNIPGVGQLIVNSISRRDYSVIQGSVLLVTVAYVFVNLIVDLLYGLVDPRVRLSKK; encoded by the coding sequence ATGGGTGGATATATTGTTCGTCGGTTATTGTCCTTGATACCTGTCCTTTTTGTGGTGGCAATCGTGGTGTTCTCCATCATTCATGTTACACCGGGGGATCCCGCTGCGATTCTGCTGGGTGAAGAGGCGAGCAAAGCCGATATCGATGAGCTAAGAAGCAAGCTGGGGTTGGACAGACCGATCTATGAGCAATTCGGTATTTGGTTGCTAGGGCTGTTATCCGGGAATTTGGGGGAGTCCATCTTTCTGGACAAACCTGTGACAGAGGCTTTTTTTGAACGACTGGCGCCTACATTGTCCCTTGCGATCATTGCCCAGGTCATTGGTGTGTTCCTTGCCTTGTTCCTTGGCATTACAGCGGTTAAGCGAAGAGGAACCATCGTGGACCAATCGGTGATGGGTTTTTCCATGCTTGGCATCTCCATTCCGAGTTTTCTGTTGGGATCACTGCTGGTCATGTTCTTTAGCGTGAAGCTGCGCTGGCTTCCCGTTGCAGGGTATCAGCCGCTCACAGAAGGTCTGTGGCAGCATATCAAGTATCTGTTGCTCCCTGGCATCGTGCTTGGCATCATTCAGGCAGCGCTCATTACCCGAATGACAAGATCCTCCATCCTGGATGTGATGTCCGGCAATTTTATCAAAACCGCCAAAGCCAAGGGTGTGAAAGAAAAAACGATCGTGTATACACATGCGTTACGCGTTGCATTCATCCCTATTCTCACAGTTATTGGGGAATCGTTCGGTGGGTTGGTTACTGGTGCTGCGGTTATAGAAACGCTATTCAATATTCCGGGAGTGGGGCAGCTCATCGTCAATTCGATCAGCAGAAGGGATTACTCGGTTATTCAGGGTTCAGTGCTGCTGGTTACGGTGGCTTATGTATTCGTAAATCTAATCGTTGATTTGTTGTATGGTTTGGTCGATCCACGAGTTCGATTAAGCAAGAAATGA
- a CDS encoding carboxypeptidase M32, whose amino-acid sequence MTTIQRLDAALAAHIEKVEHYKQVQTLLAWDARTGAPRKGAPYAARAKATLAGELFKLQTDAEFGSRLEETAQQEDLDELSKRIIAEHWKTYKRWSAIPLEEYQAFVQQQGFANAAWLEARAANDFSIFAPHLKQIFDASLKFAGYWGYEQHAYDPLVQQFDPDLDKVTLDRIFSELKSALIPLIRRVTSAAKQPDTSIFTHPFPLEQQRQLGIELLQAIRYDFDAGQFGATVHPFSSAINSYDARLAAKFVENDVRVSLWSALHEGGHSLYTQNIDPNLIHTGLGIFTSYGIHESQSIFFEKFIGRHKGFWENNYFILQKIKPETFGHVSLDDFYFALNAVKPTFNRFEADELTYNLHLIIRYELEQAIIAGEVDYEGLPEAWNDKYEEYLGIRPPTHLEGILQDGHWSAGFGLFPSYALGFVYAAQIHKVIRRELPDYDHLIESDNIETITGWLTTHIHQFGKSRSADELIKSITGKSIDTAPLIHYLTDKYEQLYEL is encoded by the coding sequence ATGACAACGATACAACGTTTGGATGCTGCACTTGCGGCACATATCGAGAAGGTTGAGCATTATAAACAGGTACAAACCCTGCTTGCCTGGGATGCTCGCACAGGTGCACCTCGAAAGGGCGCACCCTACGCCGCACGAGCCAAAGCAACATTGGCTGGAGAACTTTTCAAGTTACAGACCGATGCTGAATTCGGTTCGCGATTAGAGGAAACAGCACAACAAGAGGACCTTGATGAGCTATCCAAGCGAATTATTGCAGAGCATTGGAAAACGTATAAACGCTGGAGTGCCATTCCGTTAGAGGAATATCAGGCATTTGTACAGCAGCAAGGTTTTGCAAACGCCGCTTGGCTGGAAGCCAGAGCTGCCAATGATTTTTCCATTTTCGCCCCGCATTTGAAACAGATCTTTGATGCAAGCTTGAAGTTTGCCGGATACTGGGGATACGAGCAGCATGCATACGATCCACTCGTGCAGCAGTTTGATCCTGATCTGGATAAGGTCACGTTGGATCGCATTTTCAGTGAACTCAAATCCGCTCTAATACCGTTAATCCGTCGTGTCACATCTGCCGCTAAACAACCGGATACATCCATATTCACTCATCCCTTCCCACTTGAACAGCAGCGGCAGCTAGGGATCGAGCTGTTACAAGCCATTCGCTACGACTTTGATGCCGGGCAATTCGGCGCAACCGTGCACCCATTCAGTTCTGCCATCAATTCTTACGATGCACGGCTCGCAGCCAAATTTGTTGAAAATGACGTTCGCGTTTCCCTTTGGAGTGCTTTACATGAAGGAGGCCACTCACTCTATACACAGAATATTGACCCCAACCTGATACATACCGGCCTTGGGATCTTCACTTCGTACGGCATTCATGAATCCCAGTCGATCTTTTTCGAGAAATTTATTGGCAGACACAAGGGCTTCTGGGAAAACAACTATTTTATTTTGCAAAAAATCAAACCTGAAACGTTTGGCCATGTGAGTTTGGATGACTTTTATTTTGCTTTAAATGCAGTAAAACCAACGTTTAACCGTTTTGAGGCCGATGAGCTTACCTACAACCTGCATCTCATTATTCGGTATGAGCTGGAGCAAGCCATTATTGCAGGAGAAGTGGATTACGAGGGATTGCCTGAAGCATGGAATGATAAATATGAGGAATACCTGGGCATTCGTCCCCCGACTCATCTGGAGGGCATTTTACAGGATGGACACTGGAGCGCCGGATTTGGACTATTCCCTTCCTATGCACTCGGGTTTGTCTATGCAGCACAAATACACAAAGTCATTCGCCGCGAACTTCCCGATTATGATCATTTAATTGAATCAGATAACATTGAGACGATTACCGGATGGCTAACAACTCATATTCATCAATTTGGCAAATCAAGATCGGCGGACGAGCTAATCAAGTCCATCACCGGAAAAAGTATTGATACCGCTCCATTAATTCATTACTTGACGGATAAATACGAACAGCTCTACGAGTTGTAA
- a CDS encoding IS4 family transposase: MLQQHSLSDQSRFSKLFASLHIGKALRHAGISKSFGLSSLAIFRIVFSLVFEGKNWFRLLESNRGADLPGKDVIYRFLNQSSFAWRRFLQTLSLQIVRYFETLISSKRVRVFIVDDSVLSRNRSKKAELLARVFDHSAGRYIKGYTMLTLGWSDGFSFAPLDFVMLSSAKLANRFCEMASHLSKRSHGYKRRIESFSRKPDAVVGLLDRALKASFTADYVLMDSWFTQVPLLRELTARGLPVIGMIKEMKQRYLVQGQRMTLGAVFQSLPKSSSKDIKGSVVVHTSCGLPVKLVFVRNRNKRREWLTILSTDVTLDAAEIVRIYGMRWSIETFFKVTKSYLKLGTEFQGRSFDQLISHTTVVFSRYLAMEYERRETNDDRTLGGLFFLFADEVRDLDFQTALQQLMRLFLDMSQAKTKTNKMDVFCQLQEWISGLPSYIKGLFGDLSCES, encoded by the coding sequence ATGTTACAACAACATTCCCTGTCTGACCAGTCTCGTTTTTCTAAACTTTTTGCTTCACTTCACATCGGGAAAGCTTTGCGGCATGCAGGGATTTCCAAATCGTTTGGTCTTTCGAGTTTAGCTATTTTTCGAATCGTGTTCTCCTTGGTTTTTGAAGGGAAGAACTGGTTTCGCCTGTTGGAGAGTAACCGCGGAGCCGATCTGCCAGGTAAAGATGTCATCTATCGATTCTTGAATCAATCTTCCTTTGCTTGGCGGCGATTTTTGCAGACATTAAGTCTCCAGATCGTACGCTATTTTGAAACGCTCATTTCCTCCAAACGCGTACGTGTATTTATTGTGGATGATTCGGTGCTCAGCCGAAACCGGAGTAAAAAAGCAGAACTGCTGGCACGTGTGTTTGACCATTCTGCAGGCAGGTACATCAAAGGCTACACGATGCTCACACTCGGCTGGTCGGACGGTTTTAGCTTTGCACCGCTCGATTTTGTCATGCTGTCTTCCGCCAAACTGGCCAATCGTTTTTGCGAAATGGCCTCCCATCTCTCGAAACGCAGCCATGGATACAAACGCCGAATAGAGTCTTTTTCTCGGAAGCCCGATGCCGTTGTGGGCTTGTTAGATCGGGCGTTAAAAGCCAGCTTCACGGCGGATTATGTTTTGATGGACAGCTGGTTTACGCAGGTTCCATTACTTCGCGAGCTCACAGCCAGAGGTCTGCCGGTGATTGGAATGATTAAAGAAATGAAGCAACGGTATCTCGTACAGGGACAGCGTATGACGCTAGGTGCTGTGTTTCAAAGCCTGCCTAAATCGAGTTCAAAAGACATCAAAGGCTCCGTGGTCGTACATACGTCGTGCGGTCTGCCCGTGAAGCTTGTTTTTGTGCGCAATCGGAATAAAAGACGGGAATGGCTTACCATTTTAAGTACAGACGTCACGCTGGATGCGGCAGAAATTGTACGAATTTACGGCATGCGTTGGAGTATTGAGACCTTTTTTAAAGTGACCAAAAGCTATTTAAAACTAGGAACCGAATTTCAGGGCCGTTCCTTCGACCAACTGATTAGCCACACGACGGTTGTATTCAGCCGTTATTTAGCGATGGAATACGAACGACGCGAAACCAATGATGACCGAACCCTGGGAGGACTCTTTTTCCTCTTTGCCGATGAGGTTCGGGATCTGGACTTTCAAACCGCGCTTCAGCAGCTGATGCGTTTATTTCTCGACATGTCTCAAGCGAAAACGAAAACGAACAAAATGGACGTTTTTTGTCAACTACAAGAATGGATCTCCGGTTTACCCAGCTATATCAAGGGTTTGTTTGGAGATTTAAGCTGCGAAAGTTGA
- a CDS encoding MFS transporter encodes MATWFLIIIYLAFISLGIPDSLLGSAWPVMWPELGASFGSAGILSMVVAGGTIVSSLASGTVIQKWGTGKVTLISCCLTAGALLGFSFAPSLAWLVILAIPLGLGAGAVDAALNNYVAEHYKAHHMNWLHCFWGVGATSGPIIMSYYIAEHHSWRSGYTAVAVVQCCLVLILFATLPLWKRVAASRERASLNNESDHVQADNTLVQHEERPERNVLKIKGVKNSLIAFLFYCGVETTVGLWGASYLVGARNISAETAAGWISLYYGGITMGRLITGFITLKIKNRVLILAGQVTAIVGGVILLLPLSISFALAGFMLIGLGLAPIYPGLLHETPARFGKANSARLMGYQMALAYTGTTLLPPLFGVLAAQTNIGFFPLVVLVFLILMLASSEQVNRILKKRILNG; translated from the coding sequence ATGGCAACTTGGTTTCTTATCATTATCTACCTTGCGTTTATCAGTTTGGGAATTCCGGACTCCTTGCTTGGTTCAGCATGGCCAGTCATGTGGCCTGAACTTGGCGCTTCGTTTGGGTCAGCAGGAATATTGTCCATGGTCGTTGCAGGGGGAACTATCGTTTCAAGCTTGGCTAGCGGTACGGTGATTCAGAAGTGGGGAACAGGAAAGGTTACGTTAATTAGCTGTTGTCTAACTGCCGGAGCACTCCTTGGATTTTCCTTCGCACCTTCATTGGCATGGCTCGTCATTCTTGCCATTCCGCTCGGTCTAGGGGCCGGCGCCGTTGATGCTGCGCTGAATAATTATGTAGCAGAGCATTACAAGGCACACCATATGAACTGGCTGCATTGTTTCTGGGGTGTTGGCGCGACGTCAGGGCCGATTATTATGTCATATTACATTGCGGAACATCATTCCTGGAGAAGCGGCTATACAGCTGTAGCTGTCGTCCAGTGCTGCCTCGTCCTGATTTTGTTTGCCACGTTGCCGTTGTGGAAGCGTGTTGCTGCAAGTCGGGAGCGTGCGAGTCTGAACAACGAATCAGATCATGTGCAAGCAGACAACACGTTAGTACAGCATGAGGAGAGACCCGAACGGAATGTATTGAAGATTAAGGGAGTCAAAAACTCACTGATTGCATTTCTGTTTTATTGTGGCGTGGAGACGACGGTTGGTTTATGGGGAGCCAGCTATCTGGTAGGAGCAAGAAACATTTCGGCAGAAACGGCTGCGGGATGGATCTCCTTATACTACGGTGGTATTACGATGGGCAGGTTGATAACAGGCTTTATCACGTTAAAAATAAAAAATCGGGTGTTAATTCTGGCGGGTCAAGTGACTGCCATTGTGGGTGGAGTCATTTTATTGCTTCCATTATCCATTTCGTTTGCGCTGGCTGGATTTATGCTAATTGGATTGGGGCTTGCACCTATCTATCCCGGACTTCTTCATGAAACTCCAGCTCGATTCGGCAAAGCGAATTCTGCCCGATTGATGGGATACCAGATGGCACTGGCATACACAGGAACTACATTGCTTCCTCCGCTTTTTGGCGTTCTTGCTGCGCAAACCAATATCGGATTTTTCCCGCTGGTTGTACTTGTTTTCCTTATCTTGATGTTGGCTAGCTCAGAGCAAGTGAATCGTATTTTGAAAAAGAGGATTCTTAATGGATAG
- a CDS encoding bifunctional cytochrome P450/NADPH--P450 reductase, translated as MSIATNVPQPKMYGPLGNLPLIDKEKPTLSLGKLAEEYGPIYRLTVPGYSGLIVSGPDLVAELCDVSRFDKFVYNELENVRAFGGDGLFTSRTSEPNWKKAHNILLPTFSKQAMKGYHPMMVDIAEQLINKWARLNSNDTIDVADDMTRLTLDTIGLCGFNYRFNSFYRQDHSPFIESMVRALNEAMQKSSRLKIQNLLMVKTKRQFEEDIQTMFSLVDQIIEERKASAAPEEVDLLARMLNGKDPETGETLDDENIRYQIITFLIAGHETTSGLLSFALYFLLNNPEALQKAYDEVDRVLVSDSPQYEEILQLPYIRMILSESLRLWPTAPGFDVYAKEDTVIGGKFPLKKGESCSILLPQLHRDKGAWGEDAELFRPERFEDTTQVPHHAYKPFGNGERACIGMQFALYEATLVLGMVLKHFELVDYSNYQLDVKQTLTLKPGDFRIQVRTRTVSPKLSASVTPLNEKHNQELHTSVAGHSPITVSMTTSTPANTNPTLLVLYGSNLGTAEGIARAIAEKARTYGIPSEAATLNEWMGRLPKEGIVLIVTSSYNGKPPQNAAAFIEWLKEAESEKVHGVTYTVLGCGDRSWSGTYQSIPRLVDEKLASLGGNRLISRGEVDAGGDMEKQVEEWQRVLWTQIFNTLGISKESMEHSSRNTLQMEFVHEKADLPLAQAYHASCATIVVNEELQAMDSERSTRHIEMLLPEGMTYKEGDHLGVLPLNANEIANRILHRFRLKGDVQIQLTSNETLLTHLPLNRPVKVNELLRSCVELQAPVTRAQLQELANHTVCPPHKRELELMMEESNYREHILQNRTTMLELLEKYEACELPFERFLELLPPLKPRYYSISSSPHFNDKRASITVSVVREPAWSGNGEFRGVASSYLADCQTGESVLMFVRTPESGFELSEGPDVPIIMVGPGTGVAPFRGFLQARSALKERGLRLSEAHLFFGCRNDSDFIYRQELEQYEQAGIVKLHLAFSRVEGKPKTYVQHLMLQEAEQLLHLLDAKGRIYVCGDGSHMAPAVEETLLQAYQKAKGAIRQEAKDWLNQLQSEGRYVQDVWAGKRTAELSKALYAETL; from the coding sequence ATGAGTATTGCAACTAATGTTCCACAGCCCAAGATGTATGGACCACTCGGGAATCTGCCCTTGATTGATAAAGAAAAACCAACATTGTCCCTTGGGAAATTAGCAGAGGAGTATGGACCGATATATCGATTGACCGTTCCTGGTTATTCTGGATTGATTGTATCTGGTCCAGATCTGGTGGCTGAATTATGTGACGTGTCTCGTTTTGATAAATTTGTATACAATGAACTCGAAAATGTACGCGCCTTTGGAGGTGATGGTTTATTTACAAGCAGAACATCCGAACCGAACTGGAAAAAGGCCCATAATATTTTGCTTCCGACCTTTAGTAAACAGGCGATGAAGGGTTATCATCCGATGATGGTCGACATTGCGGAACAATTGATAAACAAATGGGCACGTTTGAATTCCAACGACACCATTGATGTAGCAGATGACATGACACGTCTTACACTGGATACCATTGGACTGTGCGGGTTCAATTATCGATTTAACAGCTTTTACAGACAGGACCACAGTCCTTTTATCGAAAGTATGGTCCGTGCATTAAATGAAGCTATGCAGAAAAGCTCGCGCTTGAAAATCCAAAATCTACTGATGGTGAAAACCAAACGACAGTTCGAGGAAGACATCCAAACGATGTTCTCATTGGTTGATCAGATTATTGAAGAACGTAAAGCAAGTGCTGCTCCTGAAGAGGTTGACTTGCTTGCTCGTATGCTGAATGGCAAAGATCCGGAAACCGGAGAAACGCTGGACGATGAGAACATTCGGTATCAGATTATCACGTTCCTCATTGCCGGACATGAAACGACGAGTGGTTTGTTATCTTTTGCCCTTTATTTTTTGTTAAACAATCCCGAAGCACTCCAAAAGGCCTATGATGAGGTGGACCGGGTGTTGGTAAGTGACTCTCCACAGTACGAGGAAATCCTTCAACTCCCTTATATTCGCATGATTCTCAGTGAATCGCTGCGTCTATGGCCGACCGCTCCCGGATTTGACGTCTATGCCAAAGAAGACACCGTCATAGGTGGCAAATTTCCACTGAAAAAAGGGGAGAGCTGCAGTATTCTTCTACCTCAGCTTCACCGTGACAAAGGCGCCTGGGGAGAGGATGCAGAGCTATTTCGCCCGGAACGTTTTGAAGATACGACTCAAGTACCTCATCATGCGTATAAACCGTTTGGCAATGGGGAGAGAGCATGTATCGGCATGCAGTTTGCTCTATATGAAGCTACGCTTGTGCTGGGTATGGTACTTAAACATTTTGAATTGGTAGACTATAGTAACTATCAGTTGGACGTGAAACAAACGTTAACGTTAAAACCAGGCGATTTTCGAATACAGGTGAGAACACGTACTGTATCACCGAAACTGAGTGCGTCTGTTACACCCTTAAATGAAAAGCATAATCAGGAACTTCATACAAGTGTAGCTGGTCACAGCCCTATTACGGTATCGATGACGACTTCGACTCCGGCGAATACCAATCCAACATTACTGGTACTGTACGGCTCCAATCTGGGGACGGCAGAAGGCATTGCCAGAGCGATTGCAGAAAAAGCCCGTACCTATGGAATTCCAAGCGAAGCAGCAACATTGAATGAATGGATGGGCCGTTTGCCTAAAGAGGGGATCGTTCTCATCGTGACATCTTCGTACAATGGTAAACCTCCGCAAAATGCAGCGGCATTTATCGAATGGCTAAAGGAAGCGGAGTCAGAGAAGGTGCATGGTGTGACCTATACAGTTCTGGGCTGCGGGGATCGGAGTTGGTCCGGTACCTACCAGAGCATTCCTCGATTGGTCGATGAGAAGCTAGCGAGCTTGGGGGGCAACAGGCTGATATCTCGGGGAGAAGTCGATGCTGGCGGGGATATGGAGAAACAAGTGGAAGAGTGGCAGCGGGTGTTGTGGACTCAGATATTCAACACGTTGGGGATTAGCAAGGAATCGATGGAGCACTCCTCACGAAATACACTTCAAATGGAATTTGTTCACGAGAAAGCCGATCTTCCACTTGCACAAGCCTACCATGCCAGCTGTGCGACTATAGTGGTAAATGAAGAACTTCAGGCAATGGATAGTGAACGGAGTACACGTCACATTGAGATGCTGCTGCCTGAAGGCATGACCTATAAAGAAGGCGATCATCTTGGCGTACTGCCGCTAAATGCCAATGAAATCGCAAATCGCATTCTTCATCGTTTCCGATTAAAAGGAGACGTTCAGATCCAATTAACTTCGAACGAAACACTGTTGACACATCTTCCGCTGAACCGTCCAGTCAAAGTGAATGAATTGCTCCGTTCCTGTGTTGAGCTGCAAGCACCTGTTACTAGAGCTCAGTTGCAGGAGCTGGCGAACCATACGGTGTGCCCGCCTCATAAGCGCGAACTGGAGCTGATGATGGAAGAGAGCAACTATAGAGAACATATACTTCAAAATAGAACTACCATGCTGGAACTACTTGAAAAGTATGAGGCCTGTGAGCTGCCGTTCGAAAGGTTCCTTGAACTGCTGCCTCCACTCAAGCCCAGGTATTACTCCATCTCCAGCTCTCCACACTTCAATGACAAGCGGGCGAGTATCACAGTGTCTGTGGTGAGAGAGCCTGCATGGAGCGGCAACGGTGAATTCCGTGGTGTGGCTTCATCTTATTTGGCCGACTGCCAGACGGGAGAGAGTGTTCTGATGTTTGTACGTACGCCAGAATCCGGATTTGAGCTGTCAGAAGGGCCGGATGTTCCAATTATTATGGTCGGTCCAGGGACGGGGGTTGCACCGTTCAGAGGTTTTCTTCAGGCTAGATCTGCCCTGAAAGAGAGAGGATTGCGACTGAGTGAAGCACATTTGTTTTTTGGTTGCAGGAATGATTCGGATTTCATATATCGTCAAGAACTTGAACAATACGAACAGGCAGGCATTGTCAAGCTGCATTTGGCTTTTTCACGTGTTGAGGGTAAACCCAAAACGTATGTGCAGCATCTGATGTTGCAGGAAGCGGAACAGTTGCTTCATTTACTTGATGCCAAAGGAAGAATTTACGTATGCGGGGATGGAAGCCATATGGCTCCCGCTGTGGAAGAGACTTTGCTGCAAGCATATCAGAAGGCGAAGGGGGCAATTCGCCAGGAAGCGAAAGATTGGCTCAATCAGCTTCAGTCGGAAGGCCGTTACGTTCAGGACGTGTGGGCAGGTAAAAGAACTGCTGAATTGTCTAAGGCCCTGTATGCGGAGACACTTTAA
- a CDS encoding NAD(P)/FAD-dependent oxidoreductase — translation MDQKMDVLIIGGGPAGLNAALVLGRARKHVVVIDDERPRNWVTRETHGFLTRDGASPREFREVAKEQISAYPSVHFEGDTATSVTGTDGDFQVTTAQGVVYRTKKILFAVGKKDLPLDISGLKEVYGKSAFVCPYCDGWELRDQRLVIIVNGAKAFHMAKTISGWTSQFTICTNGPDELTDEQRDELKQHGVPIWDSPIQSIESSDGMVQQVVLEDGTKISCTGIFFGPKLTAGSELPQTIGCEVTDAGTVVVDDFGKTTVPGLFSAGDAASELYQAITAASLGALTAVTINSELNQEAWDERGKHLNP, via the coding sequence ATGGATCAAAAGATGGATGTATTAATTATAGGCGGAGGACCAGCGGGTCTTAATGCCGCACTTGTACTAGGACGAGCTCGCAAACATGTAGTGGTCATAGATGATGAACGCCCACGTAATTGGGTCACGCGTGAAACACACGGTTTCCTGACAAGAGATGGTGCAAGTCCACGTGAATTTCGGGAGGTTGCGAAAGAACAGATTAGCGCTTACCCGTCAGTTCATTTTGAAGGGGACACAGCGACTTCAGTGACAGGAACAGATGGTGATTTCCAAGTTACAACTGCCCAAGGAGTCGTCTATCGCACGAAGAAAATTTTGTTTGCAGTGGGGAAAAAAGATCTTCCACTGGATATTAGCGGGTTGAAAGAGGTATATGGCAAGAGTGCTTTTGTATGCCCTTATTGCGATGGATGGGAATTAAGAGATCAACGGCTTGTCATCATTGTGAATGGAGCCAAGGCATTTCATATGGCCAAGACCATTTCCGGCTGGACAAGTCAATTTACCATTTGCACAAATGGACCGGATGAATTGACGGATGAGCAGCGGGATGAATTGAAGCAGCATGGTGTCCCGATATGGGACTCTCCAATTCAATCTATTGAATCAAGCGATGGTATGGTGCAGCAGGTTGTGTTAGAAGATGGTACCAAAATTTCGTGCACGGGGATTTTCTTTGGACCGAAACTTACGGCTGGATCAGAACTTCCGCAGACGATAGGCTGTGAGGTTACGGATGCGGGTACAGTCGTTGTAGATGATTTCGGCAAAACAACCGTGCCGGGTCTGTTCAGCGCTGGAGATGCAGCATCGGAGTTGTACCAAGCCATTACTGCGGCGTCCCTTGGTGCATTAACCGCTGTAACAATTAACAGTGAACTTAATCAGGAAGCCTGGGATGAGCGCGGTAAACATTTAAACCCGTAG